A region of Candidatus Omnitrophota bacterium DNA encodes the following proteins:
- a CDS encoding oligosaccharide flippase family protein, whose translation MNIKNIFRDDLAKDSLIMFLGTSFTNFFNLIYTIFLTRSLSPSDFGIFNSLLSILMLLSQLPAAFSIAIRRFVSQFYAQQNFYRIRRFIIFLGKWIFLIGFFISLILTVFHKPLSDFLKISNGINFLLLNLIILCSYLSALPQSILVGLQKFWYISFNSIVSGLAKLILVFIFIKLLLGVRGALLSFLISSFLGLVISFYFQRKSLPKTMNSILEDKDFDFSSVYRYLFSVFIVTLAGTAFLNIDIILVKRFFEPLEAGLYSISQVVGKMVFFFPSSIIAVMFPKVANLQAKNKDTRVVLKKSIFYMFFLSSLIAFFTIFFPELVLKVLVGKVYKECFPLVRMFSINMVLLSILFVFMNYYLSLDKRRYLNIFLGTVLLEIVLISLFHKSLLQVLVLIFISFLFLLCLNLWLVFYKSA comes from the coding sequence ATGAATATTAAAAATATATTTCGTGATGATTTGGCAAAAGATTCTTTAATTATGTTTTTAGGAACAAGTTTTACAAATTTTTTTAACTTAATATATACGATTTTTTTGACAAGAAGTCTTTCTCCTTCAGATTTTGGAATTTTTAATTCTTTATTGTCTATTTTAATGCTTCTCTCTCAATTACCCGCTGCATTTTCTATAGCCATTAGGCGTTTTGTCTCTCAATTTTATGCCCAGCAAAATTTCTATAGAATAAGAAGATTTATTATTTTTTTAGGTAAATGGATATTTCTAATTGGTTTCTTTATTTCTTTAATTCTTACAGTATTTCATAAACCCCTGAGTGACTTTTTGAAAATTTCCAATGGAATTAATTTTCTTCTGCTTAACTTGATTATTTTATGTAGTTATCTTTCTGCTCTTCCACAGTCTATTTTGGTAGGATTACAAAAATTTTGGTATATAAGTTTTAATTCTATTGTTTCTGGTTTAGCAAAGTTAATCCTGGTTTTTATTTTTATAAAATTACTGTTAGGGGTAAGGGGAGCTTTGTTGTCATTTCTAATTTCTTCTTTTTTAGGCTTAGTCATTTCTTTTTATTTTCAAAGAAAAAGTTTACCCAAGACTATGAATTCTATCTTGGAAGATAAAGATTTTGATTTTAGTAGTGTCTATAGATATCTATTTTCGGTATTTATAGTCACTCTGGCAGGAACCGCCTTTTTGAATATAGATATAATTTTGGTAAAACGATTTTTTGAGCCCCTTGAAGCAGGATTGTACTCTATTTCTCAAGTGGTAGGTAAGATGGTTTTCTTTTTCCCTTCTTCTATTATTGCGGTTATGTTTCCCAAGGTGGCCAATCTTCAGGCAAAAAATAAAGATACAAGGGTTGTTCTAAAAAAGAGTATATTTTATATGTTTTTTCTTTCTAGTCTGATTGCTTTCTTTACCATATTCTTCCCTGAGTTGGTACTAAAGGTGCTTGTCGGTAAAGTCTATAAAGAATGCTTTCCTCTGGTGCGTATGTTTTCTATTAATATGGTTTTACTTAGTATTCTTTTTGTTTTTATGAATTATTATTTATCTCTTGATAAGAGAAGATACCTCAATATTTTTCTGGGAACAGTTCTCTTAGAGATTGTTTTAATTTCTCTGTTTCATAAAAGTCTTTTGCAGGTGCTTGTTTTAATCTTTATATCTTTTTTATTTCTTTTGTGTTTAAATCTCTGGTTGGTATTTTATAAATCCGCATAA
- a CDS encoding glycosyltransferase family 2 protein — protein MDNLNGKVSVIVPVYNGSGFIESSLFEILKTLEKFLCPYEIIVVDDGSEDDTFFKLKRFAQKYPQIILTRNKKNFGKGRALKKGFRYCRGEWVVFMDADLSLHPEQISTFFDIMLLDEADVVIGSKFHPNSRLNYPLLRRILSLGYYYLIKILFGLPVRDTQTGLKLFKYEILERVFPKILVKRFAFDVEVLVNVHRLGYKIVEAPVKLDQHWQSSVDLSSILNIFKDTLAIFYRLYILRYYRRF, from the coding sequence ATGGATAATTTAAATGGGAAGGTTTCAGTAATTGTTCCTGTTTATAACGGCTCAGGATTTATTGAGTCATCGCTATTTGAGATTTTAAAGACACTTGAAAAATTTTTATGTCCATATGAAATAATTGTGGTTGATGATGGTTCAGAAGACGATACTTTCTTTAAATTAAAAAGATTTGCGCAAAAATATCCTCAAATAATCCTTACAAGGAATAAGAAGAATTTCGGAAAAGGAAGGGCTTTAAAGAAAGGATTTCGTTATTGTAGAGGAGAGTGGGTGGTTTTTATGGATGCGGATTTATCCCTTCATCCTGAACAGATTTCTACCTTTTTTGATATTATGCTCCTTGATGAGGCGGATGTGGTGATTGGTTCAAAATTCCATCCCAATTCCCGACTTAATTATCCTCTCTTACGCCGTATTTTAAGTTTGGGCTATTATTATCTTATCAAGATTCTTTTTGGCTTACCTGTGCGTGATACCCAGACAGGATTGAAGTTATTCAAATATGAGATTTTAGAAAGGGTATTTCCCAAAATATTGGTTAAAAGATTTGCTTTTGATGTGGAGGTTTTGGTTAATGTACATCGCTTAGGTTATAAAATAGTAGAAGCACCAGTGAAGCTCGATCAACACTGGCAAAGTTCCGTGGATTTGTCTTCTATTTTAAATATCTTTAAAGATACTTTGGCTATTTTTTATCGCCTTTATATCTTACGATATTATAGGAGATTTTAG
- a CDS encoding DUF3108 domain-containing protein produces the protein MMKKLKIIFFILIGLIIFLIGWENYYNNKIETIIRKVIASPERLEILKDSFSLNFQINYLNVFPIGKAFYHSIGLSQYNQRSIYQLEMTAEDTFPFSWLKPAKAKIISYLDTSKMLPVYFSTEIHMDDKIKEKNEIIYNQEEGYIISEGKRYVIFPFTHEPLSLIFYLMRIKFDAYKGEELNLNSNQANYRVKIEVLNKKEYRIEGRAYKVWEVNLLLRRRKGDIMRHSLDAKIYFLDTGDKNIPLLGKAYNNSGNIFFRLAKFDNLS, from the coding sequence ATGATGAAGAAACTTAAAATAATTTTCTTTATTCTTATAGGGTTAATAATTTTTCTTATAGGCTGGGAAAATTATTATAATAATAAGATAGAAACGATAATTAGAAAAGTAATTGCTTCTCCGGAAAGATTAGAAATATTGAAAGATAGTTTTTCTTTAAATTTTCAGATTAATTATTTAAATGTCTTTCCTATAGGTAAGGCGTTTTATCATTCAATAGGCCTTTCACAATATAATCAGAGGTCTATATATCAGCTTGAGATGACTGCAGAGGATACATTTCCTTTTTCTTGGCTAAAACCGGCGAAGGCAAAGATAATTTCTTATCTGGATACATCAAAGATGCTTCCAGTGTATTTTTCTACAGAGATACACATGGATGATAAGATAAAGGAGAAAAATGAGATTATTTATAATCAAGAAGAGGGGTATATAATCTCTGAAGGAAAACGGTATGTGATTTTTCCGTTTACCCATGAACCGCTTTCTCTGATTTTTTATTTGATGAGGATAAAATTTGATGCATATAAAGGAGAAGAATTGAATCTTAATTCCAACCAGGCAAACTATAGAGTGAAGATAGAGGTGTTAAATAAAAAGGAGTATAGAATAGAAGGAAGAGCCTATAAAGTGTGGGAGGTGAATCTATTGCTAAGGAGAAGAAAAGGAGACATAATGCGCCACAGTCTGGATGCAAAAATATACTTTTTAGACACAGGGGACAAAAACATTCCTTTACTTGGGAAAGCATATAATAACTCGGGAAATATTTTCTTTCGTCTTGCCAAATTTGACAATTTAAGCTGA
- a CDS encoding glycosyltransferase: MKVSIVIACKKSNPYLEECLRHCLELDYSDYEIIVLPDEEFSYHDSKVKVIPTGKVNPPVKRNKILGISLGEFIAFIDDDAYPKKDWLKLGTSYFLNSEIAAIGGPAITPQEDSLRQLSSGLIYETFLVSDGLTYRYRPERRREVDDYPSCNFIIRREIFEKLGGFKTNFWPGEDTFLCLEIVKKLRKKILYVPELVVYHHRRPLFVSHLKQVSNYALHRGYFAKRFPETSFKISYLTPSLFILVTIFSGFMGIIGNVFFGNVFLFIFSFYIFISLLFSIFKIITVEKSKLKISSRLKLFLFLSLGIILTHFTYGIYFLKGLFSRKMKEE, from the coding sequence ATGAAAGTATCCATAGTTATTGCCTGCAAAAAGTCTAATCCTTATTTAGAAGAGTGTTTAAGGCATTGTTTGGAATTAGATTATTCGGATTATGAAATAATTGTTTTACCTGATGAAGAATTTAGTTATCATGATTCAAAAGTTAAAGTTATCCCTACAGGAAAAGTTAATCCCCCTGTAAAAAGAAATAAAATCCTGGGAATTTCATTAGGGGAATTTATTGCCTTTATTGATGACGATGCCTATCCTAAAAAGGATTGGCTAAAATTAGGAACGAGTTATTTCTTGAATTCAGAAATTGCTGCGATAGGTGGTCCTGCAATAACTCCTCAGGAAGATAGCTTGAGACAATTATCCAGCGGGTTGATTTATGAGACTTTTTTGGTAAGCGATGGGCTTACTTATCGCTACCGTCCTGAAAGAAGAAGAGAAGTGGATGATTATCCTTCCTGCAATTTCATTATTCGTAGAGAAATTTTTGAAAAATTAGGAGGATTTAAAACCAATTTTTGGCCTGGAGAAGATACTTTCCTATGCTTAGAAATTGTTAAAAAACTGCGTAAGAAAATTCTTTATGTTCCAGAATTAGTGGTCTATCATCACCGTCGTCCCTTATTTGTTTCTCATTTAAAACAGGTCTCTAATTATGCACTTCATAGGGGATATTTTGCTAAACGGTTTCCTGAAACTTCTTTTAAGATTTCATATCTTACTCCCTCTTTGTTTATTCTTGTTACTATTTTTTCAGGATTTATGGGAATAATTGGAAATGTTTTTTTTGGAAATGTTTTTCTTTTTATTTTTTCTTTTTATATTTTTATTTCTCTTCTTTTTAGTATTTTTAAAATAATTACTGTAGAGAAGTCTAAACTTAAGATATCTAGTCGATTAAAATTATTTTTATTTTTGTCTTTAGGTATAATACTAACTCATTTTACCTACGGTATTTATTTTTTAAAAGGATTATTTTCTAGAAAGATGAAAGAGGAATAA